The following proteins are co-located in the Numida meleagris isolate 19003 breed g44 Domestic line chromosome 8, NumMel1.0, whole genome shotgun sequence genome:
- the PLS3 gene encoding plastin-3 has protein sequence MAVTMQISKDELEELKEAFAKVDLNSNGFICDYELHELFKEANLPLPGYKVREIIQKLMIDSDKNKDGKISFEEFVYIFQEVKSSDIAKTFRKAINRKEGICAIGGTSELSSEGTQHSYSEEEKYAFVNWINKALENDPDCRHVIPMNPNTDDLFKAVGDGIVLCKMINLSVPDTIDERAINKKKLTPFIIQENLNLALNSASAIGCHVVNIGAEDLREGKPHLVLGLLWQIIKIGLFADIELSRNEALAALLRDGENLEDLMKLSPEELLLRWANFHLENAGWHKINNFSTDIKDSRAYFHLLNQIAPKGQKEGEPQIDINMSGFNEKDDLRRAEYMLQQADRLGCRQFVTPADVVSGNPKLNLAFVANLFNKYPALTKPENQDIDWTLLEGETREERTFRNWMNSLGVNPHVNHLYGDLQDALVILQLYEKIKVPVDWNKVNKPPYPKLGANMKKLENCNYAVDLGKHPAKFSLVGIGGQDLNDGNPTLTLALVWQLMRRYTLNVLEDLGDGQKANDDIIVNWVNQTLKEAGKSTSIQNFKDKTISTSLAVVDLIDAIQPGCINYDLVKTGHLSEDDKQNNAKYAVSMARRIGARVYALPEDLVEVKPKMVMTVFACLMGRGMKRV, from the exons acCTCAACAGCAATGGATTCATCTGCGACTATGAGTTGCACGAGCTCTTCAAGGAGGCCAACCTGCCTCTCCCTGGGTACAAAGTGAGAGAGATCATACAGAAGCTCATGATCGACAGCGACAAGAATAAAGATGGGAAGATTAGTTTTGAAGAGTTTGTCTAT ATATTCCAAGAGGTGAAAAGCAGCGACATTGccaaaactttcagaaaagccATCAACAGGAAGGAAGGCATCTGTGCCATTGGGGGCACCTCGGAGCTCTCCAGCGAAGGGACGCAGCACTCGTACTCAG aggaagaaaaatatgccTTTGTAAACTGGATAAACAAAGCCCTGGAAAATGATCCTGACTGTAGGCACGTTATTCCAATGAACCCAAATACAGACGACCTATTCAAAGCGGTGGGAGATGGGATTGTGCTGTG CAAGATGATCAATCTTTCTGTTCCGGACACAATTGACGAAAGAGCAATTAACAAGAAGAAACTCACGCCATTCATAATCCAG GAGAACTTGAACCTGGCGCTGAATTCTGCATCCGCCATCGGGTGTCATGTGGTCAATATTGGTGCGGAGGACTTGAGGGAAGGGAAACCCCACCTGGTTCTTGGGCTTCTCTGGCAGATCATTAAGATCGGCTTGTTTGCCGACATTGAGCTCAGCAGAAATGAAG cactggCTGCCTTACTTCGTGATGGTGAAAATCTGGAGGACCTTATGAAACTATCCCCAGAAGAGTTGCTTCTAAGATGGGCGAACTTCCACTTGGAAAATGCAGGCTGGCACAAAATCAATAACTTCAGCACGGACATCAAG GATTCTCGAGCTTACTTCCACCTTCTCAATCAAATTGCACCTAAAGGTCAGAAAGAAGGAGAGCCTCAGATCGATATTAACATGTCGGGTTTCAAT GAGAAGGACGACTTGCGCAGAGCGGAGTAcatgctgcagcaggcagacaggCTCGGGTGCCGGCAGTTCGTCACGCCGGCTGATGTGGTCAGTGGCAATCCCAAACTCAACCTGGCCTTCGTTGCAAACCTCTTCAACAAGTACCCAGCGCTTACCAAGCCTGAAAACCAGGACATCGACTGGACTCTGCTAGAAG gAGAGACCCGTGAGGAACGGACCTTCCGTAACTGGATGAACTCCCTTGGTGTGAACCCCCATGTAAATCACCTCTATGG TGATCTTCAAGACGCACTGGTAATACTACAATTATATGAAAAGATCAAAGTTCCTGTTGACTGGAATAAGGTTAACAAACCTCCATACCCTAAGCTTGGAGCAAATATGAAGAAG CTAGAAAACTGTAACTACGCTGTTGACCTGGGAAAGCACCCAGCCAAATTCTCCCTGGTTGGCATTGGAGGACAGGATCTGAACGATGGAAACCCAACGTTGACACTAGCCTTAGTCTGGCAGTTGATGAGAAG GTACACACTGAATGTCCTTGAGGACCTGGGTGATGGTCAGAAAGCCAACGATGACATTATAGTCAACTGGGTAAACCAGACCCTGAAAGAAGCTGGGAAGTCCACCTCCATCCAGAATTTCAAG GACAAGACTATCAGCACAAGCTTGGCAGTTGTGGACTTAATAGATGCTATACAGCCTGGCTGCATCAACTATGACCTTGTAAAGACTGGTCATCTATCGGAAGATGACAAACAAAATAATGCTAA GTATGCAGTATCCATGGCAAGAAGAATTGGTGCCCGAGTCTATGCTCTTCCAGAAGATCTTGTAGAGGTGAAACCGAAGATGGTCATGACCGTGTTTGCCTGCTTGATGGGCAGAGGGATGAAGCGAGTATAA